The genomic interval GATCCAGGGCATGGTGGCCGCGATCCGGGGGCGGTGGGCCGCGGTGGGATTTTTGAAAAAGAAATTGTGCTGGATATTAGTCGGCAGGTAGCGGCGATTTTGGCCAAGAATGGGGTGCAGGCGATTTTGACCCGTAACCGCGATGTGGAAGTCGATTTGCAGCCGCGGGTGAATGTGGCCCAGCGAGCGAATGCCACGGTTTTTGTGAGTATTCATGCGAATGCGATTAGCTTGGCGCGGCCCGATGTCAACGGGATTGAGACCTATTATTATTCGTCGGGTTTACGCTTGGCCAAGTCGATTCATGCGAATGTACTGCGCAGTGCCGACATCAAAGACCGGCGTGTCCGCAAAGCCCGGTTCTATGTGTTGCGTCGGACTTCGATGCCATCGGTCTTAGTGGAGACGGGTTTTGTTACGGGCGCTCAGGATGCCGCCAACTTTAACCGTCCGGCCCACCGCCGGAATATGGCCCAAGGAATTGCCCAAGGAATTTTGCAGTATTTGCGGGGACGTTAGATTGACGCGCATCGGCCGCTTTAATCTAGGCATAGATTGACGCGCTTTTGGGCCGATCGTTTCGTCTGACCGTTGGTTCCATGCTATAAATTCAGCACCAGTCGATCAATCGACGCAGTAGAGGAGTGACCGAACAGTGACGATGGCAACTGAAGGACTGTGGCATAACCTAACCAATGGTGCGACCACCCAAGCACCGATCGGATTATTTGATAGTGGTGTGGGTGGCTTGACGGTGGTGCGTGAGATGTACCGACAGCTACCAAACGAGTCGTTAATTTATGTCGGTGATACGGCGCGATTGCCCTATGGCACAAGGTCGCAGGCCGAAATTCTACAATTTGTGCGCGAGATTTTAACCTTTATGGTTAGCCATGGGACCAAGATGGTAATTATGGCTTGTAACACCAGTTCCGCCTTGGCGTTAGAGCAAGTCCGATCGGAATTTGATATTCCGATTTTGGGCGTGATTTTGCCTGGTGCGCGCAGTGCGTCGCAGCTCGGGGAGCGGATTGGGGTGATTGCCACGCCGGCAACCGCGGCGAGTCATGCCTATCAGCAGGCGATCGTTGAGGCGAAGCCAACAGCTCAAGTCTGGGAAATTGGCTGTCCGGAGTTTGTGCCGTTGATTGAGCAAAATCGGATTCATCATCCCGAAACGCAGGACATCGTCCAAGGATATCTGGCGCCATTAGTTGAAGCGAAGATTGACACATTGATCTATGGCTGCACGCATTATCCCCATTTGGCGCCGGTGATTCGCCGCATTTTGCCGGAATCGGTGCAGCTAGTCGATCCAGCTGTGTCGGTCGTGAGTGCCGCGATGCAGGAACTTGATCTATTGCAGTTGCGTCATGCTCAAGCAGCGCTCCCCAGCCAGTTTTATGTGAGTGGCGATCCGGCACCGTTTATCCAGATTGCCAAACAATGGTTAGGGTTTACCCCGCTCGTCCAGACCTGTGATTTAGCGA from Romeriopsis navalis LEGE 11480 carries:
- a CDS encoding N-acetylmuramoyl-L-alanine amidase family protein, whose protein sequence is DPGHGGRDPGAVGRGGIFEKEIVLDISRQVAAILAKNGVQAILTRNRDVEVDLQPRVNVAQRANATVFVSIHANAISLARPDVNGIETYYYSSGLRLAKSIHANVLRSADIKDRRVRKARFYVLRRTSMPSVLVETGFVTGAQDAANFNRPAHRRNMAQGIAQGILQYLRGR
- the murI gene encoding glutamate racemase, with protein sequence MATEGLWHNLTNGATTQAPIGLFDSGVGGLTVVREMYRQLPNESLIYVGDTARLPYGTRSQAEILQFVREILTFMVSHGTKMVIMACNTSSALALEQVRSEFDIPILGVILPGARSASQLGERIGVIATPATAASHAYQQAIVEAKPTAQVWEIGCPEFVPLIEQNRIHHPETQDIVQGYLAPLVEAKIDTLIYGCTHYPHLAPVIRRILPESVQLVDPAVSVVSAAMQELDLLQLRHAQAALPSQFYVSGDPAPFIQIAKQWLGFTPLVQTCDLAMADLLPDENSVASADEESLESAEA